One genomic region from Spirosoma sp. KCTC 42546 encodes:
- a CDS encoding endonuclease/exonuclease/phosphatase family protein, translated as MTIRMRVGQLIAFFFRSLLWSINLVLAAYTCLAYWLLHSLQIEHWVAGMIMITIPVVWVLNLIIVFLWLTTRPWRSWLSGVTLLIGILLFGYRTFVWHQPAEKPTQGTSVKVFSYNVQAFGEEEAWERNKSSPRVRRILSYVFHYDAPIKCFQEFYNSTKVPDYDLVGRFQRGGYPYSAFLHPEMAQTANGDIGIAIFSIYPIVDSGRESFGTHNGLVWANIKIGNDTIRIINVHLHSMGIRVGKVLKQKQMKGVQHETRGVLSALRTGFIDRNAEVRIVEEYIRTSPYPVIVTGDHNDTPYSVVYERLHRLLPNTYEEAGRGFGFSYNRLPGFIRIDHQFHDPKLPVLNFETINYIRYSDHYPIVGTYLVK; from the coding sequence ATGACGATAAGAATGCGCGTTGGGCAGCTCATTGCCTTTTTTTTCCGGTCCTTGTTGTGGTCAATCAATTTAGTGCTGGCAGCCTATACGTGTCTGGCTTATTGGCTGCTTCACAGCCTGCAAATTGAACATTGGGTAGCCGGTATGATCATGATTACAATACCAGTTGTGTGGGTATTGAATTTGATCATCGTTTTTTTGTGGTTAACCACCCGTCCCTGGCGTAGCTGGCTGTCGGGCGTGACTTTATTAATTGGCATTCTTTTATTCGGCTATCGCACGTTCGTCTGGCATCAGCCAGCAGAAAAACCTACACAAGGCACTTCTGTTAAGGTATTTAGCTACAATGTGCAGGCATTTGGCGAAGAAGAAGCCTGGGAGCGAAATAAGAGCTCACCCCGTGTTCGGCGAATACTTAGTTACGTATTCCACTATGATGCGCCGATCAAATGTTTTCAGGAATTTTATAACTCAACAAAAGTCCCGGATTATGATCTCGTCGGGCGGTTTCAGCGAGGGGGCTATCCGTATTCTGCATTTCTGCATCCCGAAATGGCTCAGACAGCCAACGGTGACATTGGAATAGCTATCTTTTCTATTTACCCCATTGTCGATTCGGGACGTGAATCGTTTGGAACCCATAATGGCCTTGTCTGGGCCAATATAAAAATAGGGAACGATACCATCCGGATCATCAATGTACATTTACATTCGATGGGTATTCGAGTTGGTAAAGTATTGAAACAGAAGCAAATGAAGGGTGTCCAGCATGAGACCCGGGGGGTATTGAGTGCGTTACGAACCGGATTTATCGACCGCAATGCGGAAGTCCGTATCGTTGAAGAATATATTCGTACGAGTCCTTACCCAGTAATTGTCACCGGCGACCATAACGACACGCCCTATAGTGTGGTGTATGAACGACTGCATCGACTGTTACCCAATACATATGAAGAGGCAGGGCGCGGCTTTGGCTTTAGTTACAACCGTCTACCTGGATTCATTCGTATAGACCATCAGTTTCATGATCCCAAGTTGCCCGTGTTAAACTTCGAGACAATTAACTATATCCGTTACTCCGACCACTACCCCATTGTGGGAACGTATTTGGTAAAGTAG
- the rimP gene encoding ribosome maturation factor RimP: MDDKAKITELLQPYLNNDQLYVVDVQVVGRQGGRIKVTILLDSDAGITIEECANVSRRLGAQMDELNFFGEAPFTLEVSSPGVDFPLMFPRQFVRNVGRQLIVTLVDGTTRKGKLESVADDHIVLDIEAEKKSKSKKKKEADLTTEASPVGPTPIAFGEVKKAHVEVSFK, from the coding sequence ATGGACGACAAAGCAAAAATAACCGAACTCCTCCAGCCCTACCTAAACAACGATCAACTTTATGTTGTTGATGTTCAGGTAGTTGGTCGTCAGGGTGGCCGCATTAAAGTGACCATTCTGCTCGATAGTGATGCTGGAATTACCATCGAAGAGTGTGCCAATGTTAGCCGTAGGCTGGGTGCACAAATGGATGAACTTAATTTTTTTGGTGAAGCGCCGTTTACCCTCGAAGTTTCATCACCAGGTGTTGATTTCCCGCTGATGTTTCCCCGTCAGTTCGTCCGTAATGTAGGGCGTCAGTTAATTGTAACCCTAGTTGATGGAACTACCCGAAAAGGTAAACTGGAGTCTGTTGCCGATGATCATATCGTGCTGGACATTGAAGCCGAAAAGAAGTCGAAGAGTAAAAAGAAAAAGGAAGCTGATTTAACTACTGAAGCATCACCTGTCGGCCCAACACCGATTGCCTTCGGAGAAGTAAAAAAGGCGCATGTAGAAGTATCATTTAAATAG
- a CDS encoding MoaD/ThiS family protein: MDLPVSVLLFGITRDLTGQSTVSITLDDDSRVSDMLSKLHQQFPALAGIRSLLVAVNGEYAEADQLLNRNDEIALIPPVSGG, translated from the coding sequence ATGGATTTACCTGTTTCAGTACTTTTGTTTGGGATCACTCGCGATTTGACAGGCCAATCAACTGTTTCAATTACGTTAGATGATGATTCGCGGGTTAGTGATATGCTCAGTAAGCTGCATCAGCAATTTCCTGCCCTCGCCGGTATCCGGTCGTTACTGGTGGCCGTCAATGGGGAATATGCTGAGGCCGATCAACTCCTTAACCGGAATGATGAAATTGCCCTTATTCCGCCTGTCAGCGGAGGGTAG
- a CDS encoding molybdenum cofactor biosynthesis protein MoaE has product MITLTVDPIDVATALAYLQSDQAGAIDLFLGVVRDNTQERPVDRLEYEAYDRMAITEMQKIADEAQQQWPILRYAIIHRKGTLTIGEMAVFIGVATAHRADAFDACRYIIDTIKQTVPIWKKEVFTDGEEWVNAHP; this is encoded by the coding sequence ATGATCACGCTTACTGTTGACCCAATTGACGTTGCCACCGCTTTGGCCTATCTGCAATCTGATCAGGCAGGAGCTATTGATTTATTTTTAGGGGTTGTACGTGATAATACGCAGGAACGTCCGGTTGACCGGCTCGAATACGAAGCCTACGACCGTATGGCGATCACTGAAATGCAAAAAATTGCGGACGAAGCCCAACAGCAATGGCCCATTCTTCGCTATGCAATTATTCACCGCAAAGGCACTTTAACAATCGGGGAAATGGCTGTTTTTATCGGCGTAGCAACCGCTCATCGTGCCGATGCCTTCGATGCCTGCCGCTACATTATTGACACCATCAAACAGACCGTTCCTATCTGGAAGAAAGAAGTTTTTACCGACGGTGAGGAATGGGTGAATGCACACCCGTGA